In Eubalaena glacialis isolate mEubGla1 chromosome 2, mEubGla1.1.hap2.+ XY, whole genome shotgun sequence, a single genomic region encodes these proteins:
- the ADCY4 gene encoding adenylate cyclase type 4 isoform X1 — MARLFSPRPPPSEDLFYETYYSLSQQYPLLLLLLVIVLFGLLALLTVAWASGRELASDPGFLTTMLCGLGGFSLLLGLASREQRLQRWTRPLSGLVWAALLALGHGFLFTGGVVSAWDQVSFFLFVIFTVYAMLPLGMRDAAAAGLASSLSHLLVLGLYLGPQPDSQPALLPQLAANAVLFLCGNVAGAYHKALMERALRATFREALSSLHSRRRLDTEKKHQEHLLLSILPAYLAREMKAEIMARLQAGQGSRPESTNNFHSLYVKRHQGVSVLYADIVGFTRLASECSPKELVLMLNELFGKFDQIAKEHECMRIKILGDCYYCVSGLPLSLPDHAVNCVRMGLDMCRAIRKLRAATGVDINMRVGVHSGSVLCGVIGLQKWQYDVWSHDVTLANHMEASGVPGRVHITGATLALLAGAYAVEEAAMEHGDPYLRELGEPTYLVIDPRAEEEDEKGTAGGLLSSLEGPKMRPSLLMTRYLESWGAAKPFAHLSHVESPVSTSTPLPVLVWGMMWPPVTLLPSHEPGEWGRTVTIHRRPLRWRLSSPACVLLLTSLHTLRIPFGAEESDCNQEKALSSFSPQWSLDRSRTPRGLDDELDTGDAKFFQVIEQLNSQKQWKQSEDFNPLTLYFREKEMEKEYRLSALPAFKYYAACTFLVFFSNFIIQMLVTNRPPALTITYSITFLLFFLLLFVCFSEHLTRCVLKGPKMLHWLPTLSVLVATRPGLRVALGTTTILLIFSMAITSLVFLPAASNCPFRAPNVSSTASNLSWELPGSLPLISVPYSMHCCVLGFLSCSLFLHMSFELKLLLLLLWLAASCSLFLHSHAWLSDCLIARLYLGTLDSSLLRPGVLKEPKLMGAISFFIFFFTLLVLARQNEYYCRLDFLWKKKLRQEQEETETMENLTRLLLENVLPAHVAPQFIGQNRRNEDLYHQSYECVCVLFASVPDFKEFYSESSINHEGLECLRLLNEIIADFDELLSKPKFSGVEKIKTICSTYMAATGLNATSGQDAQQDAEQSCSHLGTMVEFAVALGSKLDVINKHSFNNFRLRVGLNHGPVVAGVIGAQKPQYDIWGNTVNVASRMESTGVLGKIQVTEETACALQSLGYTCYSRGIIKVKGKGQLCTYFLNTDLTRTGPPSATLG, encoded by the exons ATGGCCCGCCTCTTCAGTCCGCGGCCGCCTCCCAGCGAAGACCTCTTCTACGAGACCTACTACAGCCTGAGCCAGCAGTACCcactgctgctactgctgctggtGATCGTGCTCTTCGGGCTCTTGGCGCTGCTCACTGTTGCCTGGGCCAGCGGCAGG gagCTGGCCTCAGACCCAGGCTTCCTGACCACTATGCTGTGTGGGCTGGGCGGCTTCTCGCTGCTGCTGGGCCTGGCTTCCCGCGAGCAGCGACTGCAGCGCTGGACGCGTCCCTTGTCGGGCCTCGTGTGGGCAGCGCTGCTCGCGCTAGGCCACGGCTTCCTCTTCACCGGGGGCGTGGTGAGCGCCTGGGACCAG gtgtcctttttcctttttgtcatcTTCACCGTGTATGCCATGTTGCCCTTGGGCATGCGTGACGCCGCCGCCGCGGGTCTCGCCTCTTCACTCTCACACCTGCTGGTCCTCGGGCTGTATCTTGGGCCTCAGCCGGACTCACAGCCCGCGCTGCTGCCGCAG CTGGCGGCAAACGCGGTGTTGTTCCTGTGCGGGAACGTGGCCGGAGCATACCACAAGGCGCTGATGGAGCGCGCCCTGCGCGCCACGTTCCGGGAGGCGCTTAGTTCCCTGCACTCCCGCCGGAGACTCGACACCGAGAAGAAGCACCAG GAACACCTTCTCTTGTCCATCCTTCCTGCCTACCTGGCCCGAGAGATGAAGGCGGAGATCATGGCACGGCTGCAGGCTGGACAGGGGTCACGGCCAGAGAGCACCAACAACTTCCACAGCCTCTATGTCAAGAGGCACCAGGGAGTGAG CGTGCTGTATGCTGACATCGTGGGCTTCACGCGGCTGGCCAGTGAGTGCTCCCCTAAGGAGTTGGTGCTCATGCTCAACGAGCTCTTTGGCAAGTTCGACCAGATCGCCAAG GAGCATGAATGCATGCGGATCAAGATCCTGGGAGACTGTTACTACTGTGTCTCCGGGCTGCCACTCTCGCTGCCAGACCACGCCGTCAACTGTGTGCGCATGGGGCTGGACATGTGCCGGGCCATCAG GAAACTTCGGGCAGCCACCGGCGTGGATATCAACATGCGTGTGGGTGTGCACTCAGGCAGCGTGCTCTGCGGGGTCATCGGGCTGCAGAAATGGCAGTATGATGTCTGGTCCCATGACGTCACTCTGGCCAACCACATGGAGGCGAGTGGAGTGCCAGG ACGAGTACATATCACAGGGGCTACGCTGGCACTGCTGGCAGGGGCTTATGCTGTGGAGGAGGCAGCCATGGAACACGGGGACCCATACCTTCGGGAGCTAGGGGAGCCGACCTACCTTGTCATCGATCCCCGG GCTGAGGAGGAGGACGAGAAGGGCACTGCAGGCGGGTTGCTGTCCTCTCTTGAGGGCCCCAAGATGCGTCCATCACTGCTGATGACCCGCTACCTGGAGTCCTGGGGTGCAGCCAAGCCTTTCGCCCACCTGAGCCATGTAGAGAGCCCTGTGTCCACCTCCACCCCTCTGCCG GTTTTGGTTTGGGGGATGATGTGGCCCCCTGTGACCCTGCTTCCTTCACATGAGCCAGGCGAGTGGGGAAGGACGGTCACCATACATCGTCGCCCCCTTCGTTGGCGCTTGTCTTCACCTGCTTGCGTGCTCCTTCTCACATCTCTGCACACATTGCGTATTCCTTTCGGTGCAGAAGAGAGTGACTGTAACCAG GAGAAGGCCCTGTCTTCCTTCAGCCCCCAGTGGAGCCTGGACCG GAGCCGTACCCCCCGGGGACTAGATGATGAACTAGACACCGGGGATGCCAAGTTCTTCCAAGTCATCGAACAGCTCAACTCTCAGAA ACAGTGGAAACAGTCAGAGGACTTCAACCCATTGACACTGTACTTCAGAGagaaggagatggagaaagag TATCGGCTCTCTGCACTCCCCGCCTTCAAATACTATGCAGCCTGCACCTTCCTGGTTTTTTTCTCCAACTTCATCATCCAGATGCTGGTGACAAACAG GCCCCCAGCTCTGACCATCACCTATAGCatcaccttcctcctcttcttcctcctcctcttcgtcTGCTTCTCAGAGCACCTGACG AGGTGTGTCTTGAAAGGCCCCAAGATGCTGCACTGGCTGCCCACACTGTCTGTCCTGGTGGCCACACGGCCCGGACTGCGAGTTGCCCTGGGCACCACTACCATCCTGCTCATCTTCTCCATGGCCATTACCAGCCTG GTCTTCTTACCGGCAGCATCAAACTGCCCTTTCCGGGCTCCCAATGTGTCCTCCACGGCTTCCAACCTCTCCTGGGAGCTCCCTGGGTCCCTGCCTCTCATCAGCGTCCCA TACTCCATGCACTGCTGCGTGCTGGGgttcctctcctgctccctcttcCTGCACATGAGCTTCGAGCTGAAGCTGCTGCTGCTCCTGCTGTGGCTGGCAGCCTCCTGCTCCCTCTTCCTGCACTCCCACGCCTGGCTGTCCGACTGCCTCATCGCCCGCCTCTATCTGGGCACCTTGGACTCCAG CCTCCTCAGGCCAGGGGTGCTGAAGGAGCCTAAACTGATGGGAGCGATctccttcttcatcttcttcttcaCCCTCCTGGTCCTGGCTCGGCAG AATGAGTATTACTGCCGCCTGGACTTCCTGTGGAAGAAGAAGCTGAGGCAGGAGCAGGAGGAGACAGAGACGATGGAAAACCTGACTCGGCTGCTCTTGGAGAATGTGCTCCCCGCGCACGTAGCCCCCCAGTTCATCGGCCAGAATCGGCGCAACGAG GACCTCTACCACCAGTCCTACGAGTGTGTTTGTGTCCTCTTCGCCTCAGTCCCAGACTTTAAGGAGTTTTACTCTGAATCCAGCATCAACCATGAGGGGCTAGAGTGTCTGCGGCTGCTCAATGAGATAATTGCTGATTTTGATGAG CTGCTCTCCAAGCCCAAGTTCAGTGGGGTGGAGAAAATCAAAACTATCTGCAGCACCTACATGGCAGCTACAGGCTTGAACGCCACCTCCGGACAGGACGCACAGCAG GATGCTGAGCAAAGCTGCAGCCACCTTGGCACCATGGTAGAGTTTGCCGTGGCCCTTGGGTCCAAGCTGGACGTCATCAACAAGCACTCATTCAACAACTTCCGCTTGCGTGTGG GGTTAAACCACGGACCTGTAGTGGCCGGAGTGATTGGGGCCCAGAAACCACAATATGACATCTGGGGCAACACGGTGAACGTGGCCAGCCGAATGGAGAGTACAGGCGTCCTGGGAAAGATCCAA GTGACCGAAGAGACAGCCTGCGCCCTGCAGTCCTTAGGCTACACCTGCTACAGCCGGGGCATCATCAAGGTCAAAGGCAAAGGGCAGCTCTGCACCTACTTCCTGAACACAGATTTGACACGAACTGGACCTCCTTCGGCCACCCTAGGCTGA
- the ADCY4 gene encoding adenylate cyclase type 4 isoform X7 produces MARLFSPRPPPSEDLFYETYYSLSQQYPLLLLLLVIVLFGLLALLTVAWASGRELASDPGFLTTMLCGLGGFSLLLGLASREQRLQRWTRPLSGLVWAALLALGHGFLFTGGVVSAWDQVSFFLFVIFTVYAMLPLGMRDAAAAGLASSLSHLLVLGLYLGPQPDSQPALLPQLAANAVLFLCGNVAGAYHKALMERALRATFREALSSLHSRRRLDTEKKHQEHLLLSILPAYLAREMKAEIMARLQAGQGSRPESTNNFHSLYVKRHQGVSVLYADIVGFTRLASECSPKELVLMLNELFGKFDQIAKEHECMRIKILGDCYYCVSGLPLSLPDHAVNCVRMGLDMCRAIRKLRAATGVDINMRVGVHSGSVLCGVIGLQKWQYDVWSHDVTLANHMEASGVPGRVHITGATLALLAGAYAVEEAAMEHGDPYLRELGEPTYLVIDPRAEEEDEKGTAGGLLSSLEGPKMRPSLLMTRYLESWGAAKPFAHLSHVESPVSTSTPLPVLVWGMMWPPVTLLPSHEPGEWGRTVTIHRRPLRWRLSSPACVLLLTSLHTLRIPFGAEESDCNQEKALSSFSPQWSLDRSRTPRGLDDELDTGDAKFFQVIEQLNSQKQWKQSEDFNPLTLYFREKEMEKEYRLSALPAFKYYAACTFLVFFSNFIIQMLVTNRPPALTITYSITFLLFFLLLFVCFSEHLTRCVLKGPKMLHWLPTLSVLVATRPGLRVALGTTTILLIFSMAITSLVFLPAASNCPFRAPNVSSTASNLSWELPGSLPLISVPYSMHCCVLGFLSCSLFLHMSFELKLLLLLLWLAASCSLFLHSHAWLSDCLIARLYLGTLDSSLLRPGVLKEPKLMGAISFFIFFFTLLVLARQNEYYCRLDFLWKKKLRQEQEETETMENLTRLLLENVLPAHVAPQFIGQNRRNEDLYHQSYECVCVLFASVPDFKEFYSESSINHEGLECLRLLNEIIADFDELPKSWGWASGREQERLGTQPPFRTAALQAQVQWGGENQNYLQHLHGSYRLERHLRTGRTAGC; encoded by the exons ATGGCCCGCCTCTTCAGTCCGCGGCCGCCTCCCAGCGAAGACCTCTTCTACGAGACCTACTACAGCCTGAGCCAGCAGTACCcactgctgctactgctgctggtGATCGTGCTCTTCGGGCTCTTGGCGCTGCTCACTGTTGCCTGGGCCAGCGGCAGG gagCTGGCCTCAGACCCAGGCTTCCTGACCACTATGCTGTGTGGGCTGGGCGGCTTCTCGCTGCTGCTGGGCCTGGCTTCCCGCGAGCAGCGACTGCAGCGCTGGACGCGTCCCTTGTCGGGCCTCGTGTGGGCAGCGCTGCTCGCGCTAGGCCACGGCTTCCTCTTCACCGGGGGCGTGGTGAGCGCCTGGGACCAG gtgtcctttttcctttttgtcatcTTCACCGTGTATGCCATGTTGCCCTTGGGCATGCGTGACGCCGCCGCCGCGGGTCTCGCCTCTTCACTCTCACACCTGCTGGTCCTCGGGCTGTATCTTGGGCCTCAGCCGGACTCACAGCCCGCGCTGCTGCCGCAG CTGGCGGCAAACGCGGTGTTGTTCCTGTGCGGGAACGTGGCCGGAGCATACCACAAGGCGCTGATGGAGCGCGCCCTGCGCGCCACGTTCCGGGAGGCGCTTAGTTCCCTGCACTCCCGCCGGAGACTCGACACCGAGAAGAAGCACCAG GAACACCTTCTCTTGTCCATCCTTCCTGCCTACCTGGCCCGAGAGATGAAGGCGGAGATCATGGCACGGCTGCAGGCTGGACAGGGGTCACGGCCAGAGAGCACCAACAACTTCCACAGCCTCTATGTCAAGAGGCACCAGGGAGTGAG CGTGCTGTATGCTGACATCGTGGGCTTCACGCGGCTGGCCAGTGAGTGCTCCCCTAAGGAGTTGGTGCTCATGCTCAACGAGCTCTTTGGCAAGTTCGACCAGATCGCCAAG GAGCATGAATGCATGCGGATCAAGATCCTGGGAGACTGTTACTACTGTGTCTCCGGGCTGCCACTCTCGCTGCCAGACCACGCCGTCAACTGTGTGCGCATGGGGCTGGACATGTGCCGGGCCATCAG GAAACTTCGGGCAGCCACCGGCGTGGATATCAACATGCGTGTGGGTGTGCACTCAGGCAGCGTGCTCTGCGGGGTCATCGGGCTGCAGAAATGGCAGTATGATGTCTGGTCCCATGACGTCACTCTGGCCAACCACATGGAGGCGAGTGGAGTGCCAGG ACGAGTACATATCACAGGGGCTACGCTGGCACTGCTGGCAGGGGCTTATGCTGTGGAGGAGGCAGCCATGGAACACGGGGACCCATACCTTCGGGAGCTAGGGGAGCCGACCTACCTTGTCATCGATCCCCGG GCTGAGGAGGAGGACGAGAAGGGCACTGCAGGCGGGTTGCTGTCCTCTCTTGAGGGCCCCAAGATGCGTCCATCACTGCTGATGACCCGCTACCTGGAGTCCTGGGGTGCAGCCAAGCCTTTCGCCCACCTGAGCCATGTAGAGAGCCCTGTGTCCACCTCCACCCCTCTGCCG GTTTTGGTTTGGGGGATGATGTGGCCCCCTGTGACCCTGCTTCCTTCACATGAGCCAGGCGAGTGGGGAAGGACGGTCACCATACATCGTCGCCCCCTTCGTTGGCGCTTGTCTTCACCTGCTTGCGTGCTCCTTCTCACATCTCTGCACACATTGCGTATTCCTTTCGGTGCAGAAGAGAGTGACTGTAACCAG GAGAAGGCCCTGTCTTCCTTCAGCCCCCAGTGGAGCCTGGACCG GAGCCGTACCCCCCGGGGACTAGATGATGAACTAGACACCGGGGATGCCAAGTTCTTCCAAGTCATCGAACAGCTCAACTCTCAGAA ACAGTGGAAACAGTCAGAGGACTTCAACCCATTGACACTGTACTTCAGAGagaaggagatggagaaagag TATCGGCTCTCTGCACTCCCCGCCTTCAAATACTATGCAGCCTGCACCTTCCTGGTTTTTTTCTCCAACTTCATCATCCAGATGCTGGTGACAAACAG GCCCCCAGCTCTGACCATCACCTATAGCatcaccttcctcctcttcttcctcctcctcttcgtcTGCTTCTCAGAGCACCTGACG AGGTGTGTCTTGAAAGGCCCCAAGATGCTGCACTGGCTGCCCACACTGTCTGTCCTGGTGGCCACACGGCCCGGACTGCGAGTTGCCCTGGGCACCACTACCATCCTGCTCATCTTCTCCATGGCCATTACCAGCCTG GTCTTCTTACCGGCAGCATCAAACTGCCCTTTCCGGGCTCCCAATGTGTCCTCCACGGCTTCCAACCTCTCCTGGGAGCTCCCTGGGTCCCTGCCTCTCATCAGCGTCCCA TACTCCATGCACTGCTGCGTGCTGGGgttcctctcctgctccctcttcCTGCACATGAGCTTCGAGCTGAAGCTGCTGCTGCTCCTGCTGTGGCTGGCAGCCTCCTGCTCCCTCTTCCTGCACTCCCACGCCTGGCTGTCCGACTGCCTCATCGCCCGCCTCTATCTGGGCACCTTGGACTCCAG CCTCCTCAGGCCAGGGGTGCTGAAGGAGCCTAAACTGATGGGAGCGATctccttcttcatcttcttcttcaCCCTCCTGGTCCTGGCTCGGCAG AATGAGTATTACTGCCGCCTGGACTTCCTGTGGAAGAAGAAGCTGAGGCAGGAGCAGGAGGAGACAGAGACGATGGAAAACCTGACTCGGCTGCTCTTGGAGAATGTGCTCCCCGCGCACGTAGCCCCCCAGTTCATCGGCCAGAATCGGCGCAACGAG GACCTCTACCACCAGTCCTACGAGTGTGTTTGTGTCCTCTTCGCCTCAGTCCCAGACTTTAAGGAGTTTTACTCTGAATCCAGCATCAACCATGAGGGGCTAGAGTGTCTGCGGCTGCTCAATGAGATAATTGCTGATTTTGATGAG CTTCCAAAATCCTGGGGCTGGGCTTCtgggagagagcaagagagactgGGGACACAGCCTCCTTTCCGTACAGCTGCTCTCCAAGCCCAAGTTCAGTGGGGTGGAGAAAATCAAAACTATCTGCAGCACCTACATGGCAGCTACAGGCTTGAACGCCACCTCCGGACAGGACGCACAGCAG GATGCTGA